The Brassica oleracea var. oleracea cultivar TO1000 chromosome C7, BOL, whole genome shotgun sequence sequence ATAGATAATATTATATAAGGCTATAAAAGAGTTTTCAGATATTTTCAAACTTGTTATTTTAAAATATGTACACTGATATATTAAACTTGTAGAGAATATGTATCTTAACCAAGATGTAAATATATTTTTGGTTTGATGGATCAGTCTAAGGAACAAAGTTATCCCTTTTTTATTATTTGAGGAGCAATATTTTAAACTAACCTTGACCTCATGTGTTATTAACCAAATTGTCATTTCTTAGGTGTCAACACTAGAATCATTCTCACACTCTTTAATTAAAAACCCTCTCCTCATTAGACTAATTACATATATTGCCATTATTCATTACAATATAGCTTAACATAATATATTATATGATTCCTATCTATATAACCGATAACCCATTTCTCACGCGGCCTCCTTCGTATTGATAGAATGTCTCTTTTATTATTGATTTTTGTAGTCTCCTTAGGTTTCTATATCCATCAAGTAGATACAAATATATTTTAGTAAAAGTAGTATAACACAGGTTTTAGTTCAAGAAATATTTCTCATCTATCTCGAGACGCCTATCATCTTTATGATATATAAGTACAAATAAAAATCGAATATAGCTCGAAACGCCTATCATCTTTGAGAATATAGAAATCTCAAGTATAAATTTGTTTTTGTATAAGTATGAATGTTCGTCTCACTTAAATGATATCAACTATAANNNNNNNNNNNNNNNNNNNNNNNNNNNNNNNNNNNNNNNNNNNNNNNNNNNNNNNNNNNNNNNNNNNNNNNNNNNNNNNNNNNNNNNNNNNNNNNNNNNNNNNNNNNNNNNNNNNNNNNNNNNNNNNNNNNNNNNNNNNNNNNNNNNNNNNNNNNNNNNNNNNNNNNNNNNNNNNNNNNNNNNNNNNNNNNNNNNNNNNNNNNNNNNNNNNNNNNNNNNNNNNNNNNNNNNNNNNNNNNNNNNNNNNNNNNNNNNNNNNNNNNNNNNNNNNNNNNNNNNNNNNNNNNNNNNNNNNNNNNNNNNNNNNNNNNNNNNNNNNNNNNNNNNNNNNNAGAAGATTAATTTAACGTATATAAATACGTAGCCTTGAGTTCTTTGTTATTTCTCTTTCTAGGATTCAAACCTAGAGTTCTAAAGACATTTTTCACATTAGTTGTGGTTTTATCAGTTTTTTTATTTGTTTCTTTATAATTTGTTGTTTTTGTATTTTATTATTCTATTACCTATGTTTCGTTTCATATTATCATAATTTTTATTATGAAAGTAATAATTATATTCCTATGTGTTGTTTTATCTTAAACTTATAATAAATTTATTTGAATATTTGCTTACGCTTAAAGATTTATTTCCATATAATATACTTCAATTACACCTAACCAATTACGGTATATAAATCCGCATAATTTCGTTCAATTTTTTTTATATCTAATATTTGTGACTATATATTTTTACTTTATAATATCTATATATTAAAAGTAATAATCTCTTTTAATCACTCATTCCGCGCAGGGCGCGGATTATCACCTAGTATTCCACTATTTGGCAAATATCATCACACATTGGCATTGTCGAGTTCAGTTAGTAGTAACACACTGACAAAATAACCGGTGTGATCGGTTAGTGTGTTATTCTTATCAGAAATACACATTCTATGTTAAGTTCAAAAAAAAAAATACACATTCTATGTACATGTTTCACATTTGTTGGCAAGTGCAATTATTCTGAGTACCCTGAAAGAAACACACTATATAGGCCTGTAGATAAAGCAAATAAGCAATATGGCCAACATCAATAGATGGGCTAATCAAAGTTTTTTATTTTTTTTATTATTATTATATTATATTTTGTTAATATTTTTTTTAACTTAGCAATGTGTGTATATTTTATTTTGACGATGTATAACACAAGACATTTTCCCCTTATAAGAGTACTAAACTACGTGTATGGTTTCGGCATGATCCACACCCTCCACCCGATTAAACAAGAATAAGATAACGTGAAATACAATTCAAAACCTTTTGTATCTAACAATGTTCACACACTGTCAAAAAATCAGGAATTTGATTCTCTAGCTAGTGTAATCTTTTTTTTCTTCTATTGATTTAGCCCATTATTTATCAGTGACTTCCCATACCAGCACCGATAATAGGCCGGCAGATATGCCTATATAAACTAACCAAAAGACAAAACATTGATTTCATCAAACATCATATACTATATTCTAATGGCTACCAAACTCGTCTACATTCTCCTCATCATATTCACATTCACCGTATCTCCGGCGATCTCAACCGCCCCGAAAGATTGCGACATCGGCTTGGAGAATCCGTGCATCAGTAAATCTAAGGCTTTGCCACTCAAAATCGTAGCCATTGTAGCTATCCTCACGACAAGTTTGATAGGTGTAATGACTCCTCTTTTCAGCCGTTACATTTCTTTCATCCATCCTGACGGCAACGGTTTCATGATCTTGAAGTGTTTTTCTTCCGGAATCATCCTAGGAACTGGTTTCATGCACGTTTTGCCTGACTCTTTCGAGATGTTGTCATCAAAATGTCTTAATGATGATCCGTGGCATAAGTTTCCTTTTGCGGGATTTTTCGCTATGGTGTCCGGTCTAGTCACTCTAGCCATTGACTCCGTTACCACCAGCCTTTATACCGTCAAAAACACAGTCGGGCAAGAGCCTGAAGAGTATGGCGTTGATCAAGAGAAGGCGACTCACACTAGCCACGGTTATGGTGTTGTGCTAGCAACTAAAGATAATGGATCTTCTGATCCACAACTTCTACGGTATCGTGTCATTGCTATGGTTAGTGTAAATGAAAATAATTTGAACGACGTTACATTTTAAATAAAATAATACTTGGATATATATATCTTGAACCAAATTATGAAATTCATGGATAGGTATTGGAGCTTGGGATTTTATTTCATTCCATGGTCATTGGACTATCTCTAGGAGCAACTAATGATGCATGCACCATTAAAGGACTCATAATAGCTCTTTGCTTCCATCACCTGTTCGAAGGCATAGGTCTCGGTGGCTGCATCCTCCAGGTACAAATATACCTTCATATTCTCTTATCTCAAATTATTAGTTAGAGATTTATCTTCATATATATGTACAAAATTTATGTGAAACAGGCAGATTTTAGAAATGTGAAGAAGTTCTTGATGGCATTCTTTTTCGCTGGAACAACACCTAGTGGTATCTTTCTTGGGATCGCATTGTCAAGTATCTATAGAGATAACAGTCCAACGGCGTTGATAACGATTGGGCTGTTAAATGCTTGCTCGGCCGGAATGCTCATCTACATGGCCCTCGTCGACCTTCTGGCTACCGAGTTCATGGGATCAATGCTCCAAGGTAGCATCAAGCTTCAGACCAAGTGCTTCGCGGCCGCTTTGCTCGGCTGCGCCGTAATGTCTGTCGTCGCCAAGTGGGCTTAAAACACTCTTATCAACATAATTAATCAATTATTTGATTCATTATATACATTCAAGGTGAAAATGATTCGCCTTTGTACATTTGAGGGTGTAGTTTTTAATTTTATTCCATAATTTTATTTGTATATTGACATATTGATTATTGACATGGCAATATGGCATTGTAAGAGTTTGAAATCCACTCTATTAATTTAGAGTTCTACTTTTTATCTACTTAAAAATATTTTCGTTTAAATTTGGACATATTCACAATTCTTTAGAGTAATTATAACATTCCTTATTATAGCTTATACAATATAACTTCTGTTTAAAAAAAAGTATATTCTTAAATTTGATTCTTCTATTTGGACCTATTCACAGAACTAACTTCGTATTTGAATCGTTGACTGTACTTCTTTTGGTAAAATTAAACTATAATTCCTTTGAAAAACATTAACCAAATTTAACTAATACGACATACTTATCAATTATTCAGACATTTACAGAGTTTATACAGTTTCTCTTTACAAGTTTCAATGTTTTCTTCTCCTCATTATCTCATGTTTGAATCTGTGGAAGTAACTCTAAAAAATAACCAAGTTAAAAAAAAACTAAATGATAATTAATTTCTTCTCCACGCTGTAACGGATGCATTGTTTCCCATAAAACAAATTTACCCATACCTCATCTTCATTCATATGTGGATGATTGAATTCATCAACATCTATAATAGATTTTTGCAATTTGTATTAGTTTATTTTTCATGTGTAGAATTAATATATTTAACATTTTAAAATATTTTTTCACTTTATGTTCACAAATATTATATATAAAAATATTTTTTTTATATATAATAAAAATAAAATGATATGTTTAATATATTATTTATCATAAATTTTCAATATTTTGAATAAAACTTAATTAAAATATAGTTTTCTTTGATTATAAAATATATTGAAAATTCAAATAATTTAAAGTAATCAAAATATAAAAATTCAAATTAAATAATCAAAATATAATCTGCGTAACACGGATAAGAATCTAGTAATAATTACTTATGACCTTGTAAATTTATTTTTAAGAATCTGGGATTTATGCTTCTTTGGATATTATTGGGGTTTGCTGATTAATTATCAGTGGTAGTTATAACTTAGGTCTGAATTCTGAGACTACAGTGCCATGGATATCAAAGCTATACGGATTAATGCTATATCTCACATTAGAATTACATTGGCTTAAAATTTTTTTTTTTTTTTGAAACACAACTTTTTCATTAACTTCAACTTGCTTGATTACAAAAGATACAGGGAATTGTCCATCCTCTTTGATTGAAAACATCAACTACAACAACATAAGATAACAAGGATAGATCTTCAAAAGAAGAAGATGACAGCGAACTCAAGATGGTGCTTGAATGCGTCAGTGTAGCCTTCCCGACATGGTCAGATAGCAGAGAGATAGTCACCTTAAATTGTGACGTTAACATCCAATCCGCACCTCGGAAACTCGTCGAAACGAATCCCGCTGCATCTTCAGGCCCCGAACAGACCGCTCCACAAAATTGCAAGACGGTTATAGATATGGATAAACACCTCCATAGAATTGGAGGGAGATCACTCCTTAAAAAGAAAGCAAATGATGATAATGATGGTCCCGGTGAGCCCACCGGTAAATGAAAAGTTATGAAATGATCCAATGAGTGCAAATTCGTTTCCGTAAAAACCTTGGTGAACCCACCAAAAATTTCCAGAAAAATGGCCAAATAGACCAAGATCCCCCACTTCTTAGTGGGCTGTGAAACTGGACTGAGAATGTTATAATTAAAAACTGATGGGCTTATGAAACCCATAACCAACCTTTGTTGGCCCACCTCAGCGTAGAGGATTGAGATGACGCTCCGGTGAAACAGACGAACGGCGATGTGAGAGCAACGATGTGCGGATGGCCGAGCTGAGTCCAGGGAAGGGAGGAGCGCCGGTTCCGTCCTCCTGTCCGGTGGATACGGGGTCAAGAACCGTGGAAGAGGTCATCTAGGGTTAAAGCTTTCACCACGGGACTGCTTCAACGAAAGACTATGGCTTGCGATACGTGGAGTTGGTGGCAGATCTGACCGGTAAAAACCAGATCCGTAGCGACGAACGATTCTCTCCCCAAAATGGGGTTGATATTCGCCGGTGGGAAGCTTGGCGTTAGTGGTAGGAGGATATGTTGAGACACGGCGTTTGCGAAAGATGAAGGATGCGGTGGAAGAGGATGACAGGGGAACCCCCCAAGAACGGTCGGATCTGGTGACACCAAACCCGTAAAAGAGCAGCCAAATGCTGTACCTTTCGACGATAACCATTCTCCGAGAAGAAACGTCGACAGAAGTTACGGCGGTGGCCAAAGAGACGACAAACACAGAGGAAACGTAGAAGAAACGAAGAGTAGAATAACCAAGAGTGAGGGAGGCTTGACGCCGGCGGTTTGAGATCCCACCGGCGTCAAGAAACGATGATTTCAGAGTTGTCTCGATTCTCGTGTCATAGAGGATTTTCGAAAAACTATAAGGTAAGTCTGGTTATTTAATGGAACTTTCATTGGCTTAAAATTAATTTATTAAATTACATAGTATTCATGACAACTACCTACGTTAACAAACAACATATAGGGCCACGGATAGTGTACTCTAAAATAGCATAAACTCATTAATAACAAACTAAAGCACATAAAATTGTATGTCTTACCAACATTATCGGCACTTCTTAACGAAGTTGCTTAGTAATAATCACCCAAAATTTAAATCAAAATTATGGAAAAACAAAAGAGTCGTCGGTTAATTAAGAACTTTTCGAACATGTCCTTAAGGGGCATGTGGCGTAAGGCGACAGGTTTACCGAATGGGATACGGGAAAGTAAAGTTTATGGTATCGACTTCATTCTCATCGTCTCTCTATTCTCTCTCTTTGGTCGGCGATTTCAAACAGACGGTCATCTGGTCGTTCAATCCACACCGATCTCTCTTGTCATCGAACCCTTCTCCGCCGAATCCAATCAAAACAGGGTATGTGTTCCTCCTCTGTCCTCCGTTTTGAGATTTATAGGAATTATTTGTCGAAAATAAGTCCTCCGTATCTGGGTTTGATTGGAAATTTATATTGTGACGATTTGATTGCATGCTTCTTGTTTGTGATTGTTCACCGATCTGTTTCTGATTCTATGCTTGGTGTTTGAGTAAATCTAATTGAAAATTAGAGTAGATTTAGGGATTTCAGAGATGAAGCAATTTTTATATTCCTTTTCTTGATGAGTACAATTGATCTTCGATGGATTGTCACCATATAGGTTTATGATTTTGGTGTTTTGGTTATCTTTGTAGATTTGAGAATTCGTGTTTAGAAGTTCAGTGTTTATAGGGTTTATCATTTCTGGTAACTCAGTATTCGTTTTGTAACTCGGTGATTTATGGTGTGTTCTCATAGCATTATTTTTCAAATGATTGGTAGAATACAAGATTTGTTAGAAAACGACGTATGCATGGTGATTCACTCATTCGAGTTTTATGGTGTGTTCTCATACCATATGTAACCTTTTTGCGAAAAAAGTATATTGTTTAGTACGTTTGTTCTTGTAGTTGGTTTCGAACGAAATCGTTTTTTAACTTAATTGAAGGTTAGTGAACTAAATTGACAAGTCGGAATGAAGAGATGTTTATAGTTAGTTCTTTGTCATTGGAGTCTAGTTTGTTTGAAACCAAATCCTCTTATAATTTAATTACTTGATAGCTTTTTGGTTGTGCAATGTGTAATAACTCTTGATTAGACGTTGGTAGTTTATGGTTATGTCTTTATTATTCTTACTTATTGCTTCTTCAAGTTTCACCTATTAAACCCCAACCATCCCTCATTGTATCATATATCTCCGGTTTATCTACGGTTTCTCTTCTATACTCCTCTCTCTGTTCTAATCAATATGGATTCAAGGAATCCATATAGTCAGTCTCGTAGTTATGTAGGCCTTCTTAACAGTCAGAACTTTCCTTATGAAAGTTATCCTTCTACTTTAAACTTTGGAGCCTCAGAAATCCCTCCTTTCAGTTCACAACAAACCGACGCTCCAGATGTACGTGAAGACACACCAGTGGCCTGTAGGGAGAGAAGGAAATGGACTCCAGCTGATGACGAGGTCCTAATAAGTGCGTGGCTAAATACATCTAAGGATGTTGTTGTTGGAAATGAACAAAAATCAGGGACCTTCTGGAAACGAGTAGGTGAATATTATGCAGCAAGTCATCATGCTAGAGAGAGTGGTGAACCAAGAGAGCATCTCCATTGTAAGCAGAGGTGGCACAAAATTAATGACTTCACCATCAAATTATGTGGTGCATATGCGGCAGCAGAGAGACAGATCAGTTCTGGTCAGAATGACAATGATGTTCTCAAGGTGGCTCATGACATCTTCTACTCTGATCACAACACGAAATTTAATCTTGAACATGCGTGGTGTGTGTTGAGGTATGAGCAGAAATGGCTTAGCCTTAACACTTCTAAACCTAGTGGGAGTTCAAAGCGAAAAGCTGGAGAGACATGTTCACAAACTTCAAGCACCACTGTTGGTGATCATGAGATCCGTCCTGAAGGTATCAAGGCTGCAAAAGCTAAAAGGAATAATGCTCAAGGGAAGTCTCTTGCTGAGTATACGAGCATTTGGGAAATGAAGAAGGAGGATCTCATGATGAAGGAGAAACTGTCAAAGCTTGCCATACTAGACACACTCCTAGCCAAGAAAGAACCACTAAGTGAGGCTGAAGAAGTTGTCAAGAATAAGCTACTCGCCCAGTAATTCTGAGAATTAGCTACTCGCCCAGTATTTTTGAGAACTCTTTGTAATGACTCGTAATGACTTATGACTTTATTTATAAATGAACTCTTATCGTATTATGGCTATAATTATAAATGATCTCTTTGTAAACTACACATTCATGAAAACATGATTCACGATCATGATCTACAAAAATGTATGACAATTGGATTGCACTTGCCTCCAAAAATGTGTCATAAGATGTCTTCACTGTGTGCCCGTGACCATTGGTCTTGGAGATTAAAAAAAAATTGTTTCTCTGCAAAACTTAACAAAGTTACATGAGAATACAAGTGTGCTCTTGAGCATGTGTGCTCGTGACCAATGAAAACAAAATATAGTGTCACAAGATGTCCTCACGAGTAATGAAAACAAAATATAGTGTCACAAGCTAGTATCACAAGATACACTTTTTTAGCCTATAAGTATAAGACATCGTAAAACATTTTTAGACATCTTCTCCTCACTTTCATCATATCTTCTCTTTTTTTTTAAAAATGTCTTCTAATGGCATTATCATTACCACAAAGATGATGATGATGAATTTGATTCCATATTTGATGATTATTTTGAAAACCCTGATCTTATTCCAGAACCAAAAGAGCGAAAAAAAACGGGAAGAAGGCCACCAGAAGCTCTGGAATGATTACTTTAGCGATACTCCAACATACACTCCCAAGTTATTCCGGCGACGGTTTCGAATGAACAAATCATTGTTCCTGCGTATTGTGCATCGTCTCTCCACAGAAGTACCGTATTTTCAACCAACAGAAGATGCAACCGGACGGTCTAGTCTATCACCCCTACAAAAAATGTACTGCATCAATTCAACAATTGGCATATGGTGGAGGAGCTGATACAGTTGACGAATATGTCCGACTTGCTGAAACAACAGCTCGAAAATGTTTGCATAATTTTACCGCCGGAATAATCGGCTTGTTTGGCGATGAATACATAAGACGTCCCACACCGGAGGATCTGGAAAGACTACTCCATATCAGAGAAGAACGTGGATTTCCAGGGATGATTGGAAGCATCGACTGTATGCATTGGGAGTGGAAGAATTGCATGACCGCTTGGAAAGGAATGTATTCACGAGGAACAGGAAAACCAACAATTGTGTTGGAGGCGGTAGTTTCATATGACCTCTGGATATGGCACGCGTTTTTTGGAGCTCCAGGTACTATGAACGATCTTAATATTCTTGATCGATCACCTGTTTTTGATGACAATATTAACGGAAATGCGCCACAAGTAAACTTCTATGTCAACGGAATGGAGTACCATTTGGGTTATTATCTCACAGATGGTATTTATCCGAAATGAGCGACTTTTATTCAATCTATCAAACTATTACAAGATGAGAAAAATTCATTATTTGCTAAAATCCAAGAAGCTGTTCGAAAAGATGTTGAACGTGCCTTTGGAGTCTTTCAAGCTAGATTTTCCGTTGTCAAAAATCCATCTAAGTTATGGGATAAAGACAAAATAGAAAATATTATGAGAGCATGTATCATACTCCATAATATGATTGTCGAAGATGAACGATCATCATTCACTCAGTATGTCGTTTTTGAATTTCAACAAGGAGAAGATGTGGATGATACATTTTCCGTCAATATGCCTACAAATCTCGGCAATACAATTGATCGTCGAACGAGCGTTCGGAATAGACAAGCCCATCAACAATTAAAAAATGATTTGATTGAAAATATATGAGCTAAATTTGGACATCTTTCAAATAACATATAATTTGTAAGTTTCTATGAATTGAATAAAATGTGTGTTTGCTTTTATTTATTAAGTTTGTAATTTTCTTTTTTTGTATTTTTTTTGTTGCAACTTTGTAATTTTATTATGTCTTCAATTTTAATGTTATATGTTTTAT is a genomic window containing:
- the LOC106304862 gene encoding fe(2+) transport protein 2-like, which produces MATKLVYILLIIFTFTVSPAISTAPKDCDIGLENPCISKSKALPLKIVAIVAILTTSLIGVMTPLFSRYISFIHPDGNGFMILKCFSSGIILGTGFMHVLPDSFEMLSSKCLNDDPWHKFPFAGFFAMVSGLVTLAIDSVTTSLYTVKNTVGQEPEEYGVDQEKATHTSHGYGVVLATKDNGSSDPQLLRYRVIAMVLELGILFHSMVIGLSLGATNDACTIKGLIIALCFHHLFEGIGLGGCILQADFRNVKKFLMAFFFAGTTPSGIFLGIALSSIYRDNSPTALITIGLLNACSAGMLIYMALVDLLATEFMGSMLQGSIKLQTKCFAAALLGCAVMSVVAKWA
- the LOC106303328 gene encoding glutathione S-transferase T2-like, whose amino-acid sequence is MDSRNPYSQSRSYVGLLNSQNFPYESYPSTLNFGASEIPPFSSQQTDAPDVREDTPVACRERRKWTPADDEVLISAWLNTSKDVVVGNEQKSGTFWKRVGEYYAASHHARESGEPREHLHCKQRWHKINDFTIKLCGAYAAAERQISSGQNDNDVLKVAHDIFYSDHNTKFNLEHAWCVLRYEQKWLSLNTSKPSGSSKRKAGETCSQTSSTTVGDHEIRPEGIKAAKAKRNNAQGKSLAEYTSIWEMKKEDLMMKEKLSKLAILDTLLAKKEPLSEAEEVVKNKLLAQ